In Symmachiella dynata, the following are encoded in one genomic region:
- a CDS encoding MDR/zinc-dependent alcohol dehydrogenase-like family protein, whose amino-acid sequence MRAVMFDETGISFRENIPQPVCRENEVLVRVLLAGLCETDLQLVQGYMGFHGILGHEFVGVAETGRFAGQRVVGEINCSCGSCETCRQGLATHCPHRTVLGILNHDGAFADYIAIPEANLHRVPDEISTQAAVFTEPLAAAFQIPAQIPLSKEMQVVVLGDGRLGNLCAQVIRLSGATVSVVGKHRRKLDLLEKLGIATELLENLSPDRCADMVVDCTGSPSGLPTACQIIKPRGTIVLKTTVAGTPEMTLAPLVIDEITVVGSRCGPFDRAVSALENAEVEVLPLIDHRLPLSAALEAFEIARTTDTLKILLHVNDP is encoded by the coding sequence ATGCGCGCTGTCATGTTTGATGAAACCGGAATCTCGTTTCGCGAGAATATTCCGCAGCCCGTTTGCCGCGAAAACGAAGTGTTGGTCCGCGTGCTGCTGGCAGGTCTCTGTGAGACCGACCTGCAACTCGTCCAAGGCTACATGGGGTTTCACGGCATCTTAGGACACGAATTTGTGGGCGTTGCCGAAACGGGACGCTTTGCCGGGCAACGCGTTGTGGGTGAAATCAATTGCTCCTGTGGTAGCTGCGAAACTTGCCGGCAGGGGCTGGCCACACATTGTCCGCACCGCACGGTACTCGGCATTTTGAATCACGACGGCGCCTTTGCTGACTACATTGCTATCCCGGAAGCGAATCTGCATCGGGTACCGGATGAAATCTCTACTCAGGCGGCTGTCTTTACCGAGCCATTGGCAGCGGCATTCCAGATTCCGGCGCAGATTCCGCTCTCCAAAGAGATGCAGGTTGTGGTCCTCGGGGATGGTCGGTTGGGCAACTTGTGCGCGCAGGTGATCCGCCTCTCCGGAGCAACGGTTTCGGTGGTCGGCAAACATCGTCGGAAATTAGACCTGTTGGAAAAATTGGGGATTGCCACCGAGCTGTTAGAAAACCTCTCGCCCGACCGCTGTGCGGATATGGTGGTGGATTGCACAGGATCTCCCAGCGGATTGCCGACGGCTTGCCAGATTATCAAACCACGTGGCACGATTGTGCTCAAAACCACCGTGGCGGGAACGCCGGAAATGACGTTGGCCCCGTTGGTGATTGATGAGATCACGGTCGTCGGATCACGCTGCGGACCGTTTGACCGGGCTGTGTCTGCTTTGGAAAATGCCGAAGTGGAGGTCCTTCCCTTGATTGATCACCGGCTGCCGTTATCCGCTGCATTGGAAGCCTTTGAAATCGCACGCACCACGGATACTTTGAAAATCTTACTGCACGTCAACGACCCCTGA
- a CDS encoding TVP38/TMEM64 family protein — protein sequence MKSSAIRIGVLVVLAVVVIAAIAILPTKEYLLQFVEAVQRMGSTGPVVLAAVYVVATVLFVPGSILTLGAGFLWGVPIGIVTISVGSTLGAAAAFGLGRTLLRDVIAAKVAKNEKFRLIDAAVGEQGFKIVLLTRLSPVFPFNLLNYSFGLTRVSFRDYILASWIGMLPGTAMYVYIGSALKSLADLSTGNYDGGLGQKLLFGFGLVMTVVATVFITRIAQKSLRDALPPSAPTENHEAQHSSDQSPPDGDSPVV from the coding sequence ATGAAATCGTCGGCGATCCGCATTGGCGTTTTGGTTGTGCTCGCCGTCGTCGTCATTGCAGCGATTGCGATTCTGCCCACCAAAGAGTACTTGCTGCAATTTGTCGAAGCGGTCCAGCGGATGGGGTCCACCGGCCCGGTGGTCTTGGCAGCCGTCTATGTGGTGGCGACGGTTTTATTTGTCCCGGGATCGATCCTGACCTTAGGGGCCGGCTTTCTTTGGGGAGTGCCGATCGGCATTGTCACGATTTCGGTGGGCAGTACGCTCGGCGCAGCAGCAGCGTTTGGGTTGGGACGTACATTGTTACGTGACGTGATTGCCGCCAAGGTTGCTAAGAATGAAAAGTTTCGCTTGATCGATGCCGCTGTCGGTGAACAGGGATTCAAAATCGTGCTGTTGACGCGGCTTTCGCCGGTGTTCCCTTTCAATCTGCTCAACTACTCTTTCGGCCTCACGCGCGTTTCATTCCGCGATTATATCCTCGCCTCCTGGATCGGCATGCTGCCCGGTACGGCGATGTATGTGTACATCGGATCGGCTTTGAAAAGCTTGGCGGATCTTTCTACGGGAAATTATGACGGTGGCTTGGGGCAAAAACTGCTGTTTGGATTCGGTCTGGTCATGACCGTTGTCGCTACGGTTTTCATCACCCGCATCGCACAAAAATCGTTGCGAGACGCACTGCCGCCCAGCGCACCCACTGAAAACCACGAAGCCCAGCACAGCTCCGACCAATCACCCCCTGACGGAGACTCACCCGTTGTCTGA
- a CDS encoding STAS domain-containing protein, producing MTDSGPILQIYSTGPMTVLGFGGREILDQLDIGACRSEIIALVKEHSTEKLAFDLTGVKLVPSGMLGLLASLRQLNVEVHVCNPSDDVREVLEVTKLDQILQVYDVEIEKGEQ from the coding sequence ATGACAGACAGTGGCCCAATTTTACAGATCTACAGTACCGGACCGATGACGGTCTTGGGGTTTGGTGGGCGTGAAATTCTCGATCAATTGGATATTGGCGCGTGCCGCAGCGAAATCATTGCGCTGGTGAAAGAGCACAGTACGGAAAAACTGGCGTTTGACCTGACAGGTGTCAAACTGGTCCCCAGCGGCATGTTGGGGCTGTTGGCTTCCCTCAGACAACTGAATGTGGAAGTCCACGTCTGCAATCCCAGCGACGATGTGCGCGAGGTCTTAGAAGTCACCAAGCTGGATCAGATCTTGCAGGTCTATGATGTCGAGATCGAGAAGGGCGAGCAGTGA
- a CDS encoding DUF1080 domain-containing protein — protein sequence MTATSRRLLVLFLGSLVLWGATLAHAEEPEPGFKSIFNGKDLTGWDGNPKFWSVRDGAITGQTTKENPTKGNTFLIWEGGKVDDFELRLQVKIIDGNSGIQYRSKAVDKWVLSGYQADYEAGEKYSGILYEEKARGILALRGQKVVIGADGKITPSGSVGDPAAIQKSIKKEDWNDYTIIAEGNHLIHKINGHVTIDLTDNDAKKRAMQGLLALQLHAGPPMTVQFRNIRLKRLKLAQGKKVVMVAGTPSHAPGHHEFNAGVLLLERCVNEVPGLLAQGYLNGWPKDPTAFDNADTIFLFMDGGSRHPVIQGENLREMHDLMKKGVGLACVHYAVEVPKERGGPEYLDWIGGYYETDYSTNPHWIANVDSLPEHPITRGVKPFHLNDEWYFNIRFPVEADHVQPIVQATPPDDVRRTQAAAEHPGRLETLSWAIERPDGGRGFGFTGGHFHNNWGDDDFRKLVLNAIAWTAGAEVPAEGIASQVDPEELKQNLDKKRK from the coding sequence ATGACCGCTACATCTCGCCGCCTGTTGGTTTTGTTCCTAGGGAGTCTCGTCCTTTGGGGCGCGACACTCGCCCATGCTGAAGAACCGGAACCGGGATTTAAAAGCATTTTCAACGGTAAGGACCTCACCGGTTGGGATGGGAATCCCAAGTTTTGGTCGGTCCGCGACGGTGCGATCACCGGTCAGACGACCAAGGAAAATCCCACAAAGGGCAACACGTTCCTGATTTGGGAAGGTGGCAAAGTCGACGACTTTGAACTGCGGTTGCAAGTCAAAATCATCGACGGCAACAGCGGCATTCAATATCGCAGCAAGGCTGTCGACAAATGGGTGCTCAGCGGATATCAAGCCGACTACGAAGCGGGTGAGAAGTATTCGGGCATTCTTTACGAAGAAAAGGCCCGCGGGATTCTAGCGCTACGCGGGCAAAAAGTGGTCATCGGAGCGGACGGAAAAATCACGCCCTCAGGTTCCGTCGGCGATCCAGCCGCGATTCAAAAGTCGATTAAAAAAGAGGACTGGAACGACTACACGATCATCGCCGAAGGCAACCACTTGATCCACAAGATCAATGGGCATGTCACCATCGACCTGACCGACAATGATGCCAAAAAACGGGCCATGCAGGGTTTGTTGGCGTTGCAACTGCACGCCGGTCCGCCGATGACCGTACAGTTTCGCAACATCCGTCTCAAACGCCTTAAACTGGCGCAAGGCAAAAAGGTCGTGATGGTTGCCGGGACCCCCAGTCACGCGCCGGGGCATCACGAATTCAATGCTGGAGTGCTATTGTTAGAACGCTGCGTCAACGAAGTCCCCGGACTGTTGGCCCAAGGTTATTTGAACGGCTGGCCCAAAGATCCGACCGCTTTTGACAACGCCGATACCATCTTTTTGTTCATGGATGGCGGATCGCGGCATCCGGTAATCCAAGGGGAAAATTTGCGGGAGATGCACGACCTCATGAAAAAAGGGGTCGGCCTAGCCTGTGTGCACTACGCCGTCGAAGTCCCCAAAGAGCGGGGCGGACCGGAATACCTGGATTGGATCGGCGGCTACTACGAGACCGACTACTCAACCAATCCGCATTGGATCGCCAACGTCGACAGCCTGCCCGAGCATCCAATCACGCGCGGCGTGAAACCCTTTCATCTCAACGACGAATGGTATTTCAACATCCGGTTTCCTGTTGAAGCGGACCATGTCCAACCAATTGTCCAGGCGACCCCGCCGGATGACGTGCGTCGCACCCAAGCGGCAGCTGAACATCCCGGTCGTTTAGAAACATTGAGCTGGGCCATCGAGCGTCCCGACGGCGGCCGTGGTTTCGGTTTTACCGGGGGGCACTTCCACAACAACTGGGGCGACGACGATTTCCGCAAGCTGGTTCTCAACGCCATTGCCTGGACCGCCGGCGCTGAAGTCCCCGCCGAAGGCATCGCCTCTCAGGTCGATCCCGAGGAACTGAAGCAGAACCTCGACAAAAAACGCAAGTAG
- a CDS encoding HdeD family acid-resistance protein has protein sequence MSQDQLGPSSPAMLVGIQELRHNWGWFLGLGVLLIIAGMAAIGSSVWMTGLTVMFLGWLLLFSGVIQAANFFWRKQWKGFFIDAVSAALYILMGIVLIKNPLEGAVAFTMLIAILLIAGGIFRIAICLMTKMEHKIWLLLHGVVSIVLGGMILQEWPESGLWVIGLFVGIDMLIGGWSMVMLAFAAKNMPSGMDDAGAAPA, from the coding sequence ATGTCACAAGATCAACTCGGCCCGTCGTCACCAGCAATGCTCGTCGGAATTCAAGAACTGCGTCACAACTGGGGTTGGTTCCTGGGGCTGGGAGTGCTTTTGATTATCGCCGGCATGGCCGCCATCGGGTCATCGGTCTGGATGACTGGCCTGACCGTTATGTTTTTAGGTTGGCTGCTGCTGTTCAGCGGTGTGATTCAGGCAGCCAACTTCTTTTGGCGGAAACAGTGGAAGGGCTTTTTTATCGATGCGGTCAGTGCGGCGTTGTATATTCTGATGGGCATCGTGCTCATTAAAAATCCGCTGGAAGGTGCGGTCGCGTTTACCATGCTCATCGCGATTCTGTTGATTGCCGGCGGCATTTTTCGTATTGCCATCTGCCTGATGACAAAAATGGAACACAAGATCTGGCTGTTGTTGCACGGTGTGGTGTCAATCGTGTTGGGCGGGATGATTCTGCAGGAATGGCCCGAATCAGGTCTGTGGGTCATCGGGCTGTTTGTCGGGATCGACATGTTGATCGGCGGTTGGTCGATGGTCATGCTCGCCTTTGCCGCCAAGAATATGCCGTCCGGCATGGACGACGCGGGTGCAGCACCTGCCTAG
- a CDS encoding chemotaxis protein CheX — protein sequence MVAAIASDNPTATLPVNEKLFRAISTSVEDALSMGGLVASCVGTSSVPIPGNGTITGLIGVHGSASGFVTVNSSETLAMKVVGGLLQDDFSTLSAQIIDGFGELTNIIAGGIKARLSKSEFQFSKITVPSVIIGESYEIAYAKGLEFICVVFELNDPNAIMLDQRLLRVSMSLLRL from the coding sequence ATGGTAGCGGCAATAGCCAGTGACAATCCGACAGCCACCCTGCCAGTGAACGAAAAGCTATTTCGTGCCATTTCTACCAGCGTGGAAGACGCACTGTCAATGGGCGGTTTGGTCGCTTCATGCGTGGGAACTTCGTCGGTGCCGATCCCGGGCAATGGGACGATCACCGGTCTGATCGGCGTGCATGGGAGTGCTTCCGGATTTGTGACGGTGAACTCCTCCGAGACGCTAGCAATGAAGGTCGTCGGCGGATTGCTGCAAGATGATTTTTCTACGCTCTCTGCCCAAATCATCGATGGATTTGGCGAACTGACGAACATCATTGCCGGGGGAATTAAGGCACGACTTTCAAAATCGGAGTTTCAATTCTCAAAGATCACCGTCCCCTCGGTCATCATCGGTGAATCCTACGAGATCGCCTATGCTAAGGGGCTGGAATTCATTTGCGTAGTGTTTGAATTGAATGATCCCAATGCCATCATGCTGGACCAAAGACTCTTGCGGGTGAGCATGTCGTTGCTGCGGCTTTAA
- a CDS encoding DUF2752 domain-containing protein codes for MPIAPANSSGRLSAASAVRRRIRGGDWFWIALAVLIPLAGWFLQVVGTDHVSLLGNSSWQLPDICYSRSWLGVECPACGMTRSTIHLVHGQLAESLSVHRLGWLVLLVILAQVPYRLLIPWQQRVSDPRWIRYEMRMWAGLGILLILNRIWDVLV; via the coding sequence ATGCCGATTGCCCCCGCCAACTCGTCCGGCCGTTTGTCCGCTGCCTCCGCAGTACGGCGGCGGATTCGTGGCGGCGATTGGTTTTGGATAGCATTGGCTGTGTTGATCCCATTGGCCGGCTGGTTCCTGCAGGTCGTGGGGACCGACCACGTGTCTCTCCTCGGCAATTCAAGCTGGCAGCTGCCAGATATATGCTATTCCCGAAGTTGGCTGGGAGTCGAATGCCCCGCTTGCGGGATGACGCGGAGCACCATTCATCTGGTCCATGGTCAACTGGCCGAGTCGTTGAGCGTGCACCGATTAGGGTGGCTGGTGTTATTGGTCATCCTCGCTCAGGTCCCCTATCGACTGTTGATTCCCTGGCAGCAGCGCGTCAGCGATCCCCGCTGGATCCGTTACGAAATGAGAATGTGGGCCGGCTTGGGGATTTTGCTGATCTTGAATCGGATCTGGGATGTGCTGGTCTGA
- a CDS encoding cation:proton antiporter yields the protein MDIWQLLFEIVALLAGALILGGVFARFGQSPLVGYLIAGMLLGGPGSIHLVKSEQEIEVIAELGVALLLFSLGLEFSLARLRKLGNKALIGGILQVSVTLAAMTGVACLYGLGIREAVAVGAMVALSSTAVVLRTLMESGEIDTPYGGNSLAILLVQDIAVVPLAILIAVLAGGEGAREIAVNVGWIMLTAGLLIAGLYILLNVVAARALGGLTLVRNRELTTILAVVIGLGSAWVAHRAGISPALGAFIAGMILGGSPFATQIRADVSSLRVVLLTLFFGSAGMIADPVWIASHLFLVVGATAAIMLVKLAVTWIIFQRLGQSPAVAATTGISVSQIGEFAFVLGAVARTVGAISRETHLLIVSATIVSLLLSPLLLSYAGRVGYRLAKFVFRGRSVSPPGALTTAVTGHIVIVGFGPAGRIAAGALRASSIKVVVVDLNHEGVKKAKELGFDGHIGDATQYEVLEHARVRDAKAVIVTVPHNRTAVMVVEAVRGLAPNAHVVVRSRYQRDVNDLAISGADIIFGDEQEIGQELGRHLREWLAAHDKDAPPAAEPEDPQQDFSPNSDHK from the coding sequence TTGGACATCTGGCAACTTCTGTTTGAAATCGTGGCCTTGCTCGCCGGCGCGCTGATCCTGGGGGGCGTCTTCGCCCGTTTCGGACAAAGCCCGCTCGTCGGTTATCTGATCGCGGGAATGCTATTGGGCGGCCCAGGCAGCATCCATCTCGTCAAATCCGAACAGGAAATCGAGGTGATCGCCGAGCTGGGAGTCGCGCTGCTGCTGTTCAGCTTAGGACTCGAATTTTCGCTGGCACGGCTCCGCAAACTGGGCAACAAAGCGCTGATTGGCGGGATTTTGCAGGTCTCCGTCACGCTGGCGGCGATGACCGGCGTCGCCTGCTTATATGGCCTGGGCATCCGCGAAGCGGTCGCTGTCGGCGCCATGGTCGCCCTGAGCAGCACCGCAGTGGTCCTGCGGACGTTGATGGAAAGCGGCGAAATCGATACGCCCTACGGCGGAAACAGTTTGGCGATTTTGCTCGTGCAGGATATCGCAGTGGTCCCACTGGCGATTCTGATTGCCGTACTCGCCGGTGGAGAAGGAGCTCGTGAGATCGCCGTGAATGTCGGTTGGATCATGCTAACCGCCGGATTGTTGATTGCCGGTTTATACATTTTGCTCAACGTCGTCGCCGCCCGCGCGCTGGGGGGATTGACGTTGGTCCGCAACCGTGAGTTGACAACGATCCTGGCTGTGGTGATTGGACTCGGTTCGGCCTGGGTGGCGCACCGCGCGGGGATCTCACCCGCGTTGGGAGCGTTCATTGCGGGCATGATTTTGGGAGGCTCGCCGTTCGCCACGCAAATCCGCGCCGACGTCTCTTCGCTCCGCGTGGTCTTGCTGACGTTGTTTTTTGGATCGGCTGGGATGATTGCTGATCCGGTTTGGATTGCCAGCCATCTCTTCCTGGTCGTGGGGGCAACCGCAGCAATCATGCTCGTCAAGCTGGCGGTGACGTGGATTATCTTTCAGCGACTGGGGCAGTCCCCGGCCGTTGCAGCGACCACCGGAATCAGTGTGTCGCAAATTGGCGAATTCGCGTTTGTCCTGGGCGCGGTCGCACGCACGGTGGGCGCGATATCGCGTGAGACCCATTTGTTGATTGTCTCGGCAACAATTGTCTCACTGCTGCTCAGCCCGCTATTGCTCTCCTATGCGGGACGCGTCGGTTACCGGTTGGCAAAGTTCGTCTTTCGGGGCCGTAGCGTCAGCCCACCCGGCGCGTTGACGACCGCTGTGACCGGACACATCGTCATCGTTGGTTTTGGACCCGCCGGCCGAATCGCCGCTGGTGCGCTTCGTGCTTCGTCCATCAAAGTTGTGGTTGTCGACTTAAACCATGAGGGTGTCAAAAAAGCGAAGGAGTTGGGATTTGACGGGCATATTGGCGATGCCACGCAATACGAGGTCCTAGAACACGCCCGCGTCCGCGACGCAAAAGCGGTGATCGTCACCGTGCCGCACAACCGGACAGCTGTAATGGTCGTCGAGGCGGTCCGCGGCTTGGCCCCCAATGCACACGTGGTCGTGCGGTCCCGTTACCAGCGCGATGTCAACGACCTCGCCATCAGCGGCGCCGATATTATTTTTGGCGACGAACAAGAAATCGGCCAAGAATTGGGCCGGCATTTGCGGGAATGGCTGGCCGCGCACGACAAAGACGCACCGCCAGCTGCCGAACCTGAGGACCCGCAGCAGGACTTCAGCCCCAACAGCGACCACAAGTAA
- the thiC gene encoding phosphomethylpyrimidine synthase ThiC, translating to MEPHATEAVAAMTQIERARKGEVTPEMEFVAARELLAPELIRDEVAAGRMVIPANKVHLAKNLEPMGIGIAAKCKINANIGNSAVTSDAGEELDKLHAAVHYGADTVMDLSTGAGIDEIRQTLVDASPVPIGTVPIYQVVQNLNEFLDMKPQDMLDMVEHQAKQGVDYMTLHAGVLIEHLSLTMNRITGIVSRGGSLLAQWMMHHRQQNPLYTHFEDLCDIMYQYDVTWSIGDGLRPGCLADASDKAQFAELDTLGELTKRAWAKNNQVMIEGPGHVPMDQIPMNMERQIEVCHGAPFYVLGPLVIDISPGYDHISSAIGAAIAGQHGASMLCYVTPKEHLGLPDAKDVREGVIAYKIAAHAADVARHRPGARDRDDELSKARYEFDWNRQFELSLDPERAREMHDETLPQETFKSAKFCSMCGPKFCSMRINEDMRKMAPEELTELASSVAEAAK from the coding sequence ATCGAACCACACGCAACGGAGGCGGTCGCTGCCATGACCCAAATCGAACGTGCCCGCAAGGGTGAAGTTACCCCCGAAATGGAATTCGTCGCTGCTCGCGAACTATTAGCGCCGGAATTGATTCGCGACGAAGTTGCCGCCGGACGGATGGTCATCCCGGCCAACAAAGTCCACCTTGCCAAAAACCTGGAGCCGATGGGCATCGGCATCGCCGCCAAGTGCAAAATCAACGCCAATATCGGCAACAGCGCCGTCACCAGCGATGCCGGTGAAGAACTCGACAAACTGCACGCCGCCGTCCACTATGGTGCCGACACGGTGATGGACCTCTCCACCGGAGCGGGGATCGATGAGATCCGCCAAACCCTCGTCGACGCGTCCCCCGTCCCGATCGGGACCGTGCCGATCTATCAGGTCGTGCAGAACCTCAACGAATTTTTGGACATGAAGCCGCAAGACATGCTCGACATGGTCGAACATCAGGCCAAGCAGGGCGTCGATTACATGACGCTGCACGCCGGCGTGCTGATCGAGCATTTGTCGCTGACGATGAATCGCATCACGGGAATCGTCAGCCGGGGCGGCTCGCTGCTGGCACAATGGATGATGCACCACCGCCAACAAAATCCGCTCTACACGCACTTCGAAGACCTGTGCGACATCATGTACCAGTACGATGTTACCTGGAGCATCGGCGACGGATTGCGTCCCGGCTGTCTGGCGGATGCGTCGGACAAGGCGCAGTTCGCCGAACTCGATACGCTGGGCGAACTGACAAAGCGTGCCTGGGCGAAGAACAACCAAGTCATGATCGAAGGTCCAGGGCATGTGCCGATGGATCAGATTCCCATGAACATGGAACGGCAAATCGAAGTCTGCCACGGCGCGCCGTTTTACGTGCTCGGCCCGTTGGTGATCGACATCTCGCCGGGTTACGACCACATCTCCAGCGCCATCGGTGCTGCCATCGCTGGACAACACGGCGCTTCGATGCTGTGTTACGTCACTCCCAAGGAACACCTGGGACTGCCCGATGCCAAAGACGTCCGCGAAGGGGTGATCGCCTATAAGATCGCCGCCCACGCCGCCGATGTCGCCCGCCATCGCCCTGGTGCTCGTGATCGGGATGATGAACTTTCCAAAGCGCGGTACGAATTCGACTGGAACCGCCAATTCGAACTGTCGCTCGATCCCGAACGGGCTCGTGAAATGCACGACGAAACCTTGCCGCAAGAAACCTTCAAAAGCGCCAAGTTCTGTTCGATGTGCGGCCCCAAGTTCTGCTCGATGCGGATCAACGAAGACATGCGGAAGATGGCGCCCGAAGAGCTGACGGAACTCGCCAGCAGCGTCGCCGAAGCCGCGAAATAG
- the nhaA gene encoding Na+/H+ antiporter NhaA: MGSPASGSSPNTFQRFFQSEVSGSILLLACSAIALIWANSPWAESYHHVLHEHIGLDWGPEGATSFADVHNFRMSLHHWVNDGLMAIFFFVVGLEIKRELLVGELSSLKKSALPVGAALGGMLVPALLFTFLNFGGPGMRGWGIPMATDIAFALGALSLFGSRVPVSLKVFLTALAIVDDLGAVVVIAIFYTDTISIMALAVAAAFLSGIFVANRMNVRHTGIYLLLAVAVWVAVLASGVHTTIAGTLIALLVPVRAKIDPREYLKLCRGKLDELEAAEFTRDSMIGDQKQLEDLSDIYVASEDMIPAGINLEHRLHPITTFIILPLFALLNAGVPIDIESLSGAPITVGLGVMLGLIVGKQIGVMLFSWLAIRSGLAAMPAGVTWGQLWGISCLAGVGFTMSLFVSGLAFTDQAFDSQSKLGVLTASAISGVLGYIVLQKKLAPAVE; this comes from the coding sequence ATGGGTTCACCGGCTTCCGGTAGTTCTCCCAATACGTTTCAGCGTTTCTTCCAATCGGAAGTCTCCGGCAGCATCTTGTTGCTAGCCTGTTCAGCGATAGCGCTCATCTGGGCCAACTCTCCCTGGGCCGAGAGCTATCACCATGTCTTGCACGAACATATTGGGCTCGATTGGGGGCCGGAAGGGGCGACCTCGTTTGCAGATGTGCACAATTTCAGAATGAGCCTGCATCACTGGGTGAATGATGGGTTGATGGCCATTTTTTTCTTCGTCGTCGGTTTGGAAATCAAACGGGAGTTGTTGGTCGGCGAGCTCTCCTCACTCAAGAAATCGGCCTTGCCGGTTGGTGCGGCTTTGGGGGGGATGTTGGTCCCGGCGCTGCTCTTCACGTTCTTGAATTTTGGCGGCCCCGGCATGCGGGGGTGGGGAATCCCCATGGCGACCGATATTGCCTTTGCATTGGGCGCGCTATCGCTGTTTGGCAGCCGCGTACCGGTTTCGCTCAAAGTTTTTCTCACAGCATTGGCCATTGTGGATGACCTGGGAGCGGTCGTCGTGATCGCCATTTTTTATACGGACACAATATCCATCATGGCATTGGCCGTGGCGGCGGCATTTTTGTCTGGGATATTCGTTGCCAACCGCATGAATGTGCGTCACACCGGAATTTATCTGTTGTTAGCAGTCGCCGTTTGGGTGGCGGTCTTGGCCTCGGGAGTGCATACCACGATTGCCGGCACGTTGATCGCGCTACTCGTCCCGGTGCGGGCAAAAATTGATCCCCGAGAGTATCTCAAACTTTGCCGCGGCAAGCTCGATGAGCTCGAAGCGGCCGAATTCACGCGGGATAGTATGATCGGCGATCAAAAACAACTGGAAGACCTGAGCGATATTTACGTTGCCAGCGAGGATATGATCCCGGCAGGTATCAATCTGGAACACCGACTGCACCCCATCACCACCTTTATCATCTTACCGCTATTTGCGCTTCTCAATGCCGGCGTGCCAATCGACATCGAGAGTCTCTCAGGTGCCCCCATCACCGTGGGGCTCGGCGTGATGTTGGGATTGATCGTCGGCAAGCAAATTGGTGTGATGCTGTTTAGCTGGTTGGCCATCCGCAGCGGACTAGCCGCGATGCCCGCCGGCGTCACCTGGGGACAACTGTGGGGCATTAGTTGCTTAGCCGGTGTGGGATTCACCATGTCGTTGTTCGTCAGTGGGCTTGCTTTTACGGACCAAGCGTTCGACAGCCAATCAAAATTGGGCGTGTTGACCGCTTCGGCCATTTCGGGTGTGCTAGGATATATCGTCCTGCAAAAAAAACTGGCCCCAGCTGTCGAGTAG